A single Scleropages formosus chromosome 4, fSclFor1.1, whole genome shotgun sequence DNA region contains:
- the drap1 gene encoding dr1-associated corepressor, with amino-acid sequence MPSKKKKYNARFPPARIKKIMQTDEEIGKVAAAVPVIISRALELFLESLLTKACQVTQSRNAKTMTTSHLKHCIELEQQFDFLKDLVAAVPDMQGDSEDNHTEGGEKVSRRGRKPGSGRKNGGASTKGKDKKQSGTESEQEEDSEDSETEGEEEDGSRSSSNMQAATRFQGVSVPSPYVHMGATQGGLGTPLSFVPAPSLLGSAPPPPACLSGDNDEDDEDYDS; translated from the exons atgcccagtaaaaaaaagaaatacaacgCTCGGTTTCCACCG GCGAGGATAAAGAAGATCATGCAGACGGATGAGGAAATTGGCAAAGTGGCGGCTGCGGTTCCAGTCATCATCT CACGGGCGCTAGAACTCTTTCTGGAATCTCTTCTGACAAAAGCCTGCCAAGTCACACAGTCACGGAATGCAAAAACCATGACAACGTCACATCT aaagCATTGCATTGAGTTGGAGCAACAGTTTGACTTTCTGAAGGACCTGGTGGCAGCTGTGCCAGACATGCAGGGTGATTCTGAGGACAACCACACAGAAGGAGGGGAGAAGGTGTCTCGCCG AGGACGAAAGCCTGGATCAGGCCGCAAGAATGGGGGTGCCAGCACTAAAGGAAAAGATAAGAAGCAGTCAGGGACTGAGTCGGAACAGGAG GAGGACTCAGAAGACAGTGAGACagaaggtgaggaggaggatggcTCTCGGTCAAGCTCAAACATGCAGGCTGCTACCCGATTCCAAGG CGTCAGTGTGCCCTCGCCATACGTCCACATGGGTGCAACACAGGGAGGCCTGGGAACACCACTGAGTTTTGTCCCAGCACCCTCACTGCTGGGCTCAGCACCCCCTCcacctgcctgcctgtctggtgacaatgatgaagatgatgaagattATGACTCCTAG